One part of the Mariniblastus fucicola genome encodes these proteins:
- a CDS encoding DUF1592 domain-containing protein: MTGTFSKILLAATAFLLASEHQSFGQDADVMAPAPESVRTFLEENCLDCHQGSSAEAGFDIDALSDQLDHKNSHKWSRVFDRVRDREMPPVDYNELDASDRKEFLKATGGWISNVQTRRAKAVGRVGARRLTNLQLERTLHDLLGINIPLENRMPDEPRTGGFTTVASGQSMSHFQLEQHVNTVDLALDNAFKRAFTRKEGREKTIPAKKVARPEKRKRCREPELIDGHAVTWCSTMPYYGRIPASEVEEDGWYRFTIRAKGLNLPKEGGVWCTIRSGRCISSAPLLSWIGAFEAGSEIREVVVEAWMTEGQMLEIRPGDATLKKAWFDGGQVQTGKGEPQNAPGVAIKSMDMQRIEPGPDNDAIRKLLFAKHRVTYGKKFTGSVKPEDPDKALKQLLYRFAKKAFRRPIKNDDIAPYLKISLERLESSGNFVSALRVGYRAILCSPRFMYFYERPGKLDDFSIAARMSYMLWNRMLDEELWLLASKGQLSDPKVVKQQVARMLRDPRGKNFVVDFADQWLDMNQIDFTEPDRRFYPGFDPIVERSMLDETHRYLQQMIDEDLSVTHLIDSDFTFLNSRLAKYYGVGGSGIGAVDGDQIQKVSLRKTDHRGGLITHGSVLKVTSNGNNTSPVVRGVWVSERLLGEHIPPPPENVPAIEPDIRGAKSIRDQLAKHKNNSDCASCHRKIDPPGFALENFDPSGRWRTHYGVGKKKKKNRRVIDASFEMASGKKFKNLNQFKALVLKDKQKLAQNVAEKLMTYGTGETIQFADRDDIKACVSRTAKSDYGFESLIKEVVASELFMSK, translated from the coding sequence ATGACAGGAACTTTTTCCAAAATCCTGCTCGCAGCCACCGCGTTTCTTCTGGCTTCAGAACATCAATCGTTTGGCCAGGATGCAGACGTTATGGCGCCAGCGCCTGAGAGCGTTCGTACTTTCTTGGAAGAGAATTGTCTGGATTGCCATCAGGGAAGTTCCGCAGAAGCGGGTTTCGACATCGATGCATTGTCAGACCAGCTTGACCACAAGAACTCGCATAAATGGAGTCGCGTATTTGATCGAGTTCGTGATCGGGAAATGCCACCGGTCGACTACAACGAGCTTGATGCGTCGGATCGAAAGGAGTTTCTCAAAGCGACTGGTGGCTGGATCAGCAACGTTCAGACCCGTCGCGCCAAAGCCGTCGGTCGTGTCGGAGCCAGGCGATTGACAAATTTGCAGCTTGAAAGAACGTTGCACGATTTGCTCGGCATCAACATTCCGCTTGAGAATCGGATGCCGGACGAGCCGCGAACCGGAGGCTTTACGACCGTCGCTTCCGGCCAGTCGATGTCGCATTTTCAGCTTGAGCAACACGTCAACACGGTTGATCTGGCATTGGACAACGCCTTCAAGCGTGCTTTCACGCGAAAAGAGGGTCGTGAAAAAACCATCCCCGCCAAAAAAGTTGCTCGACCAGAAAAACGAAAACGCTGTCGCGAACCCGAACTGATCGACGGTCATGCAGTCACCTGGTGTTCGACGATGCCTTACTACGGTCGCATTCCCGCATCAGAAGTGGAAGAGGATGGTTGGTATCGATTTACCATTCGCGCCAAGGGACTTAACTTGCCAAAAGAGGGCGGTGTTTGGTGCACAATTCGATCGGGACGTTGCATTTCGAGTGCGCCATTGCTCAGTTGGATCGGTGCTTTCGAAGCCGGAAGTGAAATCAGGGAAGTCGTTGTCGAAGCGTGGATGACGGAAGGGCAGATGCTTGAGATTCGACCGGGCGACGCCACATTAAAGAAAGCGTGGTTCGATGGCGGCCAGGTGCAGACCGGAAAGGGCGAGCCACAAAACGCTCCGGGGGTCGCGATCAAGTCCATGGACATGCAACGGATTGAACCCGGACCGGACAACGATGCGATCCGCAAATTGTTGTTTGCAAAACATCGAGTCACCTACGGCAAAAAATTCACCGGTTCGGTCAAACCGGAGGATCCGGACAAGGCTCTCAAACAGCTGCTCTATCGGTTCGCCAAAAAAGCGTTTCGACGCCCCATCAAGAACGATGACATTGCTCCCTACCTGAAAATTTCGTTGGAACGGCTTGAGAGTTCCGGAAATTTTGTCAGCGCTCTACGCGTCGGCTACCGCGCGATTCTCTGCTCGCCCCGATTCATGTACTTCTATGAACGGCCTGGTAAGCTGGACGATTTTTCGATCGCCGCGAGGATGAGCTATATGCTGTGGAACCGTATGCTGGACGAGGAATTGTGGTTGCTGGCTTCCAAAGGCCAACTTTCCGATCCCAAAGTGGTCAAACAACAGGTCGCCAGGATGCTTCGTGACCCGCGAGGCAAAAACTTCGTTGTGGACTTCGCAGACCAGTGGCTGGACATGAACCAGATCGATTTTACGGAGCCCGATCGCAGATTCTATCCCGGTTTCGATCCAATTGTCGAGCGTTCGATGCTCGACGAAACACATCGTTATCTGCAACAGATGATCGATGAAGATCTCAGCGTGACACACCTGATCGATTCGGACTTCACATTCCTCAACAGCCGTCTTGCGAAGTACTACGGTGTTGGCGGTAGCGGCATTGGGGCAGTTGATGGCGACCAGATTCAAAAAGTCAGCTTGCGAAAAACGGATCACCGCGGCGGTTTAATCACACATGGATCGGTACTGAAAGTCACGTCCAACGGCAACAACACATCGCCTGTTGTTCGTGGCGTCTGGGTATCGGAACGACTGCTTGGCGAGCACATTCCGCCGCCGCCTGAAAATGTCCCCGCAATCGAACCGGACATACGCGGCGCCAAATCGATTCGTGATCAACTGGCAAAGCACAAAAACAACAGCGATTGTGCTTCCTGCCATCGCAAGATCGATCCTCCAGGATTTGCCCTTGAGAATTTCGATCCCTCCGGACGCTGGAGAACTCATTACGGCGTTGGCAAAAAGAAGAAGAAAAACCGGCGGGTGATCGACGCGAGCTTTGAAATGGCCAGTGGCAAGAAGTTCAAGAATCTGAATCAGTTCAAAGCGTTGGTCCTCAAAGACAAACAGAAACTGGCGCAGAACGTTGCTGAAAAACTAATGACGTACGGAACCGGCGAGACGATTCAGTTCGCCGATCGTGACGACATCAAAGCCTGCGTTTCCAGAACAGCAAAGTCGGACTATGGTTTTGAAAGCCTGATCAAGGAAGTCGTTGCCAGCGAACTTTTCATGTCCAAGTAA
- a CDS encoding DUF1552 domain-containing protein, with the protein MKKIDFSFQKRLDRRSILRGTGVTLALPLLGAMRPAYAKGADAENAPKRFVAMTLGLGLHAPNLNPTETGANYKPSRYLKPLNDIRDKFTIISGSSHPGVGGGHRAEASILTANPVGSSGRASNSVSIDQLLAKHLGGETRFPSLVLSSEGSNSPSYTENGAMIPAEDSPSALFKRLFVNDSKRQRERQAKLVREGRSIMDLVQEDAKRLERELGKGDQQRLDAYYSSVRDLEKRLAASEDWAHEPKPKVDAKKPVDIGNRSDFVGRQKLMSDMIRLALQTDSSRFIVYHLGSSGGVLPLKGVREAYHSLSHHGRDETKLEQLAIIEQEIISSWGNFLRSLDGIDENGESLLDQTSVLLTSNLGNASNHSNKNMPVLFAGGGFKHGQHLAFDQKKNYPLPNLFVSLMQSMGLESDSFASSTGTMRGLQG; encoded by the coding sequence GTGAAGAAGATCGACTTCAGTTTTCAAAAGCGTCTTGATCGCCGATCCATCCTACGAGGAACCGGCGTGACACTTGCTCTGCCGTTGCTTGGAGCGATGCGTCCTGCCTACGCAAAGGGCGCCGACGCAGAGAATGCCCCCAAGCGTTTTGTGGCCATGACCTTGGGACTGGGTTTGCACGCACCGAACCTCAACCCGACTGAAACTGGCGCGAACTACAAACCCAGTCGCTACCTGAAGCCGCTCAACGACATTCGAGACAAATTCACAATCATCTCCGGGTCGTCTCATCCTGGCGTCGGCGGAGGCCATCGCGCCGAAGCAAGTATCCTGACCGCGAATCCGGTCGGCAGTTCAGGACGGGCGAGCAATTCTGTGTCCATCGATCAACTGTTGGCCAAGCATCTTGGCGGAGAAACCCGATTCCCGTCGCTGGTGCTCAGTAGCGAGGGCTCGAACAGCCCTTCCTACACCGAGAACGGCGCCATGATTCCCGCCGAAGATTCACCTTCTGCGTTGTTCAAGCGACTCTTCGTAAATGATTCCAAACGTCAGCGAGAACGTCAGGCCAAACTGGTCCGGGAAGGTCGCAGCATCATGGATCTGGTCCAGGAAGATGCCAAGCGACTCGAGCGGGAACTCGGCAAGGGCGATCAACAGCGACTCGACGCGTACTACTCGAGCGTTCGCGATCTGGAGAAACGCCTGGCTGCATCGGAAGACTGGGCTCATGAACCCAAGCCAAAAGTTGATGCCAAGAAACCAGTCGATATCGGAAACCGTAGCGACTTTGTCGGACGGCAAAAGCTGATGTCGGACATGATTCGCCTCGCGCTGCAAACGGACTCAAGTCGATTCATCGTCTACCACCTGGGCAGTTCTGGCGGCGTACTACCGTTGAAGGGCGTTCGCGAAGCCTATCACTCGCTGAGCCATCACGGTCGGGACGAAACCAAACTGGAACAACTGGCGATTATCGAGCAGGAAATCATTTCCTCCTGGGGCAACTTCCTGCGTTCGCTCGACGGGATCGATGAAAACGGCGAAAGCCTGCTTGATCAAACTTCGGTTTTGCTAACCAGCAACCTTGGCAACGCTTCCAATCACAGCAACAAAAACATGCCAGTTTTGTTCGCCGGCGGTGGCTTCAAACATGGGCAACATCTGGCCTTCGATCAAAAGAAAAACTATCCGTTGCCGAACCTGTTCGTCAGCCTGATGCAAAGCATGGGGCTGGAATCCGACAGCTTCGCCAGCAGCACCGGTACAATGCGTGGGCTGCAAGGTTAG
- the phrB gene encoding deoxyribodipyrimidine photo-lyase, producing MSSLVWFRRDLRVHDNSALYHACKESDEVVGLFVFTPEQWKQHDDADAKISFWIENLRCLSDELDDLNIPLIIRSCDSFAETPKLVVETAEEHNCSKLFFNREYEVNEHHRDAVVIESAQASDIEVTSYHDRIIVPPREIETKEGKFYSVFTPYRKVWDTKALDFAKVLRKPTARNSIDVKADSVPDSIAGFDFSNDRADLWKPGEAEAKKRLKKFVDRIDDYDEARDVPSQTGTSLLSPYLNAGVISPRQCLAAALKHNDGNITGSEGATTWISELTWRDFYTHVMVGFPRVSRHHPFKKKTEGIPWRYAEDDFQAWCEGRTGYPIVDAGMRQLNQTGWMHNRLRMVTAMFLTKNLLIDWRWGEKYFMQKLVDGDLAANNGGWQWSASTGTDSVPYFRIFNPFSQSKRFDVDGTFIKKLCPELEAVPSSALHDQKKLAAALEKHDVDYPAFVVDYKAGRERALEAFKSL from the coding sequence ATGTCATCTCTCGTTTGGTTTCGTCGCGATCTGCGCGTCCACGACAACTCCGCTCTGTATCACGCCTGCAAAGAATCCGACGAAGTTGTCGGACTATTCGTGTTCACTCCCGAACAGTGGAAACAGCACGACGACGCGGACGCGAAGATCAGTTTCTGGATCGAAAACCTCCGCTGTCTTTCCGACGAGTTGGACGACTTGAACATTCCGCTGATTATCCGCAGTTGCGATTCGTTCGCAGAAACACCGAAACTGGTGGTTGAAACGGCCGAAGAACACAATTGCTCAAAGCTCTTTTTCAATCGCGAATACGAAGTCAACGAGCATCATCGCGACGCCGTCGTCATTGAATCGGCTCAAGCGTCTGACATCGAAGTCACCAGCTACCACGACCGGATTATCGTTCCGCCTCGCGAAATCGAGACCAAGGAAGGCAAATTCTACAGCGTGTTCACGCCCTATCGCAAAGTTTGGGATACCAAAGCACTCGACTTTGCGAAGGTGTTGCGCAAACCAACAGCCCGCAACTCGATCGATGTCAAAGCAGACTCCGTTCCCGACTCGATCGCCGGTTTTGATTTTTCGAACGATCGGGCTGACTTGTGGAAACCGGGTGAAGCAGAAGCCAAAAAGCGATTGAAGAAGTTCGTTGATCGAATCGACGACTATGACGAAGCCCGTGACGTTCCTTCGCAAACTGGAACGAGTTTGTTGTCGCCCTACCTCAACGCCGGCGTCATCTCTCCGCGTCAATGTCTGGCCGCAGCGTTAAAACATAACGACGGGAATATCACGGGTTCCGAGGGCGCAACAACGTGGATCTCCGAATTGACGTGGCGTGACTTTTACACGCACGTGATGGTGGGCTTCCCCCGCGTGTCGCGTCATCATCCGTTTAAAAAGAAAACCGAAGGCATCCCGTGGCGATACGCCGAAGATGATTTTCAAGCCTGGTGCGAGGGGCGAACAGGCTATCCGATCGTTGACGCCGGCATGCGGCAGCTAAATCAGACCGGTTGGATGCACAACCGTTTGCGGATGGTGACGGCTATGTTCCTGACCAAGAATCTGTTGATCGATTGGCGTTGGGGCGAAAAGTACTTTATGCAGAAACTCGTCGACGGTGATCTGGCAGCGAACAATGGAGGCTGGCAATGGTCGGCATCAACGGGAACCGACTCGGTGCCCTACTTTCGTATCTTCAATCCGTTCAGCCAAAGCAAGCGGTTTGACGTGGATGGCACTTTCATTAAAAAGCTTTGCCCCGAACTCGAAGCAGTGCCTTCCTCTGCTCTTCACGATCAGAAGAAGCTTGCCGCTGCGCTGGAAAAGCACGATGTCGACTACCCGGCGTTCGTTGTTGACTACAAAGCGGGTCGCGAACGAGCCCTTGAAGCCTTCAAATCGCTGTAG
- a CDS encoding cryptochrome/photolyase family protein produces the protein MFLLIFPNQLFANHPGLKKDPRRIVLIEDSLFFGDANYSAAFHKQKLWLHRASLKRYEAMLVEKGFKTIYLEHDESADSLKTHLESLLQARTLKPKRFETLDPVDFMLSKRLNRFCDQLGIKVNYLDNPGFLNSPEQNAEYRSGKKRWFMADFYKSQRRRLNVLVDDQGEPFGGKWSFDEDNRKKVPKKMLAEIPAIPKVKFDAIDENARDHVEEKYADNPGNLESLFYPTSHRAATSWLKNFLKHRFDNFGPYEDAIVENESWLWHSVLTPMLNVGLLTPKQIVKATLKHAESNDVPLNSLEGFLRQIIGWREFIRATYDDLGVTMRNSNRWNHTRDIPKSFYDGTTGILPIDDTIKRILNTGYCHHIERLMVLGGFMFLCEFEPKQIYRWFMEMFVDSYDWVMVPNVYAMSQHADGGLITTKPYFSGSSYVRKMSHHKKAPWCDVWDGLYWRWIWNHADELAKNPRWAMMCSMARKMDSQKRDAHLKNAQAWLDQL, from the coding sequence ATGTTTTTGCTCATTTTCCCAAACCAACTGTTCGCAAATCATCCCGGGCTCAAGAAAGATCCCCGTCGGATCGTGTTGATCGAGGACAGCCTGTTTTTTGGCGACGCAAACTATTCGGCAGCGTTTCACAAGCAGAAACTTTGGCTGCATCGGGCCAGCTTGAAACGCTACGAGGCAATGTTGGTTGAGAAAGGATTCAAAACGATCTATCTGGAGCATGACGAATCTGCAGACTCGCTGAAAACCCATCTCGAAAGTCTGCTTCAGGCGAGAACGCTCAAACCGAAGCGATTCGAAACGCTCGATCCCGTCGACTTCATGCTCAGCAAACGGCTCAATCGGTTTTGCGACCAACTGGGCATCAAAGTCAACTATCTGGACAATCCCGGGTTTCTGAATTCGCCGGAACAGAACGCCGAATACCGCAGCGGCAAAAAGCGATGGTTCATGGCAGACTTTTACAAGTCCCAACGGCGACGTCTGAACGTTCTGGTCGACGATCAAGGTGAACCGTTTGGCGGCAAGTGGTCTTTCGATGAAGACAATCGTAAGAAAGTGCCAAAGAAAATGCTGGCTGAGATTCCCGCGATTCCGAAAGTCAAGTTTGACGCAATCGACGAAAACGCCAGGGATCATGTGGAGGAAAAATACGCGGACAACCCCGGAAACCTGGAGTCGCTGTTCTATCCGACCAGCCATCGGGCTGCGACTTCGTGGTTGAAGAATTTCCTGAAGCATCGCTTTGACAACTTCGGCCCCTACGAGGACGCGATCGTCGAAAACGAAAGCTGGCTCTGGCATTCGGTGCTGACTCCCATGCTCAACGTGGGCTTGCTGACACCAAAGCAAATCGTAAAGGCCACTTTGAAACATGCGGAATCAAATGACGTTCCGCTCAACTCGTTGGAGGGCTTTCTGCGACAGATTATTGGCTGGCGAGAGTTCATCCGCGCGACCTATGATGATCTTGGCGTAACGATGCGGAACTCCAATCGCTGGAATCACACACGCGACATACCCAAAAGCTTTTACGATGGCACGACAGGGATCCTGCCAATCGACGACACGATCAAGCGTATTCTGAACACCGGATACTGCCATCACATCGAACGTTTGATGGTACTCGGCGGATTCATGTTTCTGTGCGAGTTCGAGCCAAAGCAAATTTATCGGTGGTTCATGGAAATGTTCGTCGACAGCTACGACTGGGTGATGGTTCCCAACGTCTATGCGATGAGCCAGCATGCCGATGGAGGTCTGATCACGACCAAACCCTATTTTTCCGGTTCGTCCTACGTTCGCAAAATGAGCCATCACAAAAAGGCGCCGTGGTGCGATGTCTGGGACGGTCTCTACTGGCGCTGGATCTGGAACCACGCTGACGAACTGGCGAAGAATCCGCGTTGGGCAATGATGTGCAGCATGGCCAGAAAGATGGACTCACAAAAGCGTGATGCCCATCTGAAAAATGCCCAAGCATGGTTGGATCAGCTTTGA